The following is a genomic window from Nitrospira sp..
CCTCGACCCATAACGTACGGACGGCATCGTAGAGGCTGGCGGTCTGCCGATTGCCTTGTACCTCAAGCCCGACGATCGGGTAGGCATTCGCGATCAGGAACAGCATCAATGCCGCAATGGTACAGGCCAGCGCTCGATCCGAACCGGGCGGGTAGTCCCTGTAGAGGATCGCACGGCAGCGCCGGCAACGGGCGCGCCCCCGTGGCGGAAGGGCGATTTTTCGTTGCAGTAAATCGCATTCGTGACAGGCGATGACCGGAAGAGTGACCATGCGATCGTCCTCCCCGCCGCACCCTACCGACTTGCCGTCCACCTCAATAAACCAAGGGAATCTGCTGAGCCAGCTCCGCTTTGAGGACGGCGCGAATTTTATTCTCGATCTGGATGTAGCGGGCGGTCTTGGTCGCCGGAAGCACCTTCCCGATCTTGTCCGCATAGGTCCGCTTGAGCTTCAGCTCCGCCTCTTCGAGCGATAACGCCTCGTTCAACAATTTCTTGGCCGTGTCGTTGGAAATCGTTCCCTTGCCCGCGTTGAACTCATCGGCGTAGCTCTTGATCGTCCTGTCGAGCCGTTGATTGAGCTGCTCCAATTCCTTTTGATAGGTTTCGTAGAGCGGCCAGAACTTCTTGGCTTCCGCGTCGCTCAAATCCATGTTGCTCGCGACCAACAGTTTCTTGTCGGCCTTCACCTTTTGAATGAAAATTTCCGTGGTTGAGTCGGTGCCGCTTCCGCCCGCCGCTCCGAGACCGGTGCCCGGGTCTGTGCCCTGCGCCATGGCAGGGGCGGCCATCAGAACCATTCCGGTCAGCAACGTCATCAAAACCTTCATCGAACGTCTCCTTTTGGTTAAAGGTGTGATCGAAGCCATCGGAACCGTCCTCGATCGGGGAGCAGGCCCTGTTCGGACTCAGCGCCCCTGTTTCTTGGGCGGATAGTCTTGGAAGGCCTTCGTGATGGCTTTGTTCCCGATCTCGATATTTTTTGCGGCCGTATCTTCCAGCGCACCGACGATCGTCGCGCGCCATATCAGCTCGTTCTTGACCGGTTCCACCAGATCCAAAATCAAGGTGCCTTTTCGGTAGTCGTACGTCGTGACTCCGCCTCCGTATCCCGCTCCCCACCCGTACCCGCCTCGCCAAGCGCGGGCGCCGACGGCCGTTCCGCCACCCTCGATGCGCTGTGTTTCCTTCACGCCGATCCAATAATGAACCGACAGGTCCGGGTGCTGATGCACCTCGACTTGGTGCAATCCCTTGCTCGTGAGTTCACGCACCACGGCCGCCTCCACCCGTTTGTACATCAACGAATTGTCGTAGAGCCCACCTTTTTCGGCCGCGACCAATCCGACGAAGGCGAAGGTCTTGAATCTGTCGAAATCCGCGGTGGGGTCGTGGTCGGTTTTCACATCGAACGTCGTGCAGGCAGACAGGCTGAATGCCATCACAAGCAACAGCCATTTTAATCGCCGGTAGTCCATCAGGCGCTCCATCGCCGACGGGAACGTATCATTTCTGCGATAGGTGTTTCCACACAAACTCGCGTCCATGCTTGTCGAATCGTCGATCGTCGGCAGGCGGCATGGCTTCGCCTGTCCGCTGTGCCGGTCGGTGGTGATCCCTGTCGAACTGCGGCACCCTCCCTGGGCGCGAATGCACTCGGCCCGTGAGGACCTTTCAGCGGAATCTCGATGGGTGCGGAACTGGTGATGAGGGGCCGGATGCCTTCGGGAAGGAGCAGGCCTGAGGTTCGGTCTGCCGGCGCGGAGGAAGCTTCACCGATGAGCGAGCTTCAGGCGGACCATCATGCTTCAGCGAGGGGCAGGAGACTCCCCTGTTGACAGACCGGTGTGGGTGGTCGGATCGGTTCCGTCCGCCCGCCGTTGGTCCTTCACGAAGACGCTGCCTTGCAGGCCTTTGGCGACTTTCTTCAGCTCCGAGGCGATCTTGCTGACATCGCCGGGGTGAGAGATCGTGCGCTCTTCGTTGGTGACGACGGCGATGGAGAGGCTCATGATGGGGAACCGCTCGCGATTGCCGCGGCGATCGACGGAATCGATGCAACCCTTCTGCCGATCGTCCGGATCGTAGAAGTCCGGGATCACCAGATCGAAGCGTTTGATGAGGGTCCGGCAAATCGCATCGATGGTCGCGGGCGCGCTCATGAACACGAAGTCGTCCCCGCCCACATGGCCCACGAATCCGTCCGTACCCGCCAATTCGCTGACCACCGTCGTGAGGATCCGGCAGGTGACGACCAGTACCTCGTCGCCGCGGGCATAGCCGTAGCGGTCGTTGAAGGATTTGAAGTTGTCGATGTCCAGGTACGCCAGGGCGAAGGGGGCCCGGCTGTCGATGCGCGCCGTTGTTTCATGGAGAATCGTGCTGTTGCCCGGCAGCCTGGTGAGCGGATTGGCATCCAGCGAGCGGGCCAGACGGTTGAGGCAGAGACGTACCCGCTGCGTGACTTCTTCGAGGCGATAGGGGACGGCGATGTAGTCGTCGACGCCGAGCTCCGCCCAGTCCGTGTCGTTGATCCTGATATCCCGCACCAGGATGATCAGCGGCAGCCGACCCAAGAAGGGATCGGCGCGTAGGTCGCTGGCCAAGCTGCCTGCCGAGCATCCGTTCGCGCCTTCCTCAGCCAGTATCAAACAGGGCGGATCATGCACCAGCTCATGGATCACCACGTTGTCGGCATTGGCGGCCACCACATTGAACCTCGAACGGCTGAGCCCTGCCGTCAACCGCTCGATTTCAGCCGGATCGCTGTGTAGGAGCAGGATACGGCGGTTGACAGGAAACCTGCTCATAAGTAGCCGTCGATGGTCTGGAATTCTTCCGTGGCTTTGGCGAGACAGTGTGCGAGGCTCTGTTTGTCCAAGCCGACCAGGTCCCAGGCCTCGTGGGACAGCGGAGGCACCAGGTCATCGCCGGGATTGCCGCAGGCGAGGCCCTTCACCAGCACGTCGGCGACGTGCACGATCGCGGTTTGGAGCGGCGCTTCCTGGGCTGCGGCAGGCCGGTGGTGATAGAGAATCGGTTCACGCAGGCCGGTCGGAAGATGCCAGGCTGCGGCCAGCCACCCGCCG
Proteins encoded in this region:
- a CDS encoding GGDEF domain/HAMP domain protein — translated: MSRFPVNRRILLLHSDPAEIERLTAGLSRSRFNVVAANADNVVIHELVHDPPCLILAEEGANGCSAGSLASDLRADPFLGRLPLIILVRDIRINDTDWAELGVDDYIAVPYRLEEVTQRVRLCLNRLARSLDANPLTRLPGNSTILHETTARIDSRAPFALAYLDIDNFKSFNDRYGYARGDEVLVVTCRILTTVVSELAGTDGFVGHVGGDDFVFMSAPATIDAICRTLIKRFDLVIPDFYDPDDRQKGCIDSVDRRGNRERFPIMSLSIAVVTNEERTISHPGDVSKIASELKKVAKGLQGSVFVKDQRRADGTDPTTHTGLSTGESPAPR